The Chitinophaga pinensis DSM 2588 region TAACATCAACAGGGATGCACTGGTCACTTCTGAAGGACAGAACTATGTGTTTGTACGCACAGCGCCTAATACGTTTACCAGGAGAGAGATCCGTACCGGACAACAGATCGGTGAACGCATCGCTGTATACAGCGGCTTACAGAATGGCGAAAGCGTCGTTTTAAAAGGCGTCATGCAACTGAAAGGACTGAGCTTCGGCTATTAACCGCCATGCCCATTATACACATCAATATTAACAATATCACCCCATGCTACAGGCGCAGATATTCATAGACAAAGACGAGGTATTTGGCACACAACCATTATACGAATTCATCATACAGTTCCTGCTGAAGCAAAATGTTGCCGGTGCAACCGCCTTCAGAGGCGTAATTGGTTTTGGGGAACATCATCAGCTGAAACGGCCCGACAGCCTTTTCAGTTTTGACGAACCACCCATGCTGATCACCTTCATCGATGAAGACGAAAAAGTAACAGACACACTGACCGCTTTACGCAAACGCGTCAGCAGTGGCTTTATCGTCATCAGCAAAGTAGACCGGTTTAATATGTAATGAATGACTGAAATACACAGACAATGATTCGCAATCTTTTAATATTCTCTCTTAAAAACAGATGGGTAATCATCCTGATGGGTCTGGGCCTTATGGGCATTGGTTACTGGTGTTTTACCCAACTGAAAATAGAAGCCTATCCTGACATTGCTGATACCAACGTCATTATCGTGGCGCAATATCCTGGTCGTGCGGCAGAAGAAGTGGAGCAGCAGGTCACCATTCCCATAGAAAGGGCATTACAGAATACGCCCAACGTACTCGATCGCAGAAGCCGTACAATCTTCGGCCTGAGCGTTGTACAGCTGACCTTCACGGACGGAACAGACGACTACTTCGCTCGCCAGCAGGTAAACGAACGACTGGCCACAGCGGAATTACCGGATGGCGTAGCCCCTGAACTGGCGCCGCTGACGACAGCGGTCGGTGAGATATTACGTTATGTAGTAGAAGCGCCACCCGAATATACACCGACAGAAATACGCGACCTGCAGGACTGGGTCATCAAACCTAATCTGTTGCAGGTACCGGGTATCGCGGATATTACCACCTTCGGCGGACCACTCAAGCAGTTTCATATTCTCACAGCGCCAGATAAACTGCGCAAGTTTGACCTGACCATGCAGGACATGATAGACGCTGTACAGAAGAATAACCAGAATACGGGGGGGAATATCATCAACCGCGGGGAACAGGGATTTGCCGTACGTGGGTTGGGGGCTGTAAAAACAGAACAGGACATCCAGAATATCGTACTCAAAGCAGCGAACGGTATGCCTGTCTACCTGCGTGACGTAGCTACTGTAGAAGTAGCGCCGCCCCCACCCAGCGGAGTGATGGGATATACTATCAATGCCACTAAAACAAATGTGAGCAATGGCGTGGAAGGGATCATTCTGCTGCGCAGATATGAGAATCCCAGCGAGGTATTAAAAGCGCTGAAAGAAAAGATGCAGGACCTGGAACAGAACGAATTGCCCAAAGGTGTACACCTTCGTACTTTATACGACCGTAGTTTCCTGATCGATCATTCACTGGAAACTGTAGGTCATACCCTGCTGGAAGGCGTCTCTATCGTAGTGATCATCCTGATCTTCTTCCTGGGTAGTCTGCGTAGCGCATTGGTAGTAGCGCTGACCATTCCATTCTCCTTATTGTTTGCGTTTATATTGATGCGGCTCACCGGGATACCGGCCAATCTGCTATCCCTCGGCGCCATTGACTTTGGTATTATCGTGGATGGCGCCTGCGTCATGGCAGAACATCTGATACGAACATACCGCACTGCCACACCGGAAGAAAAGAAGAAAGGCATTATCGCCCTCACCTTACGTTCTTCACAGGAAGTGGGCCGTGAGATCTTCTTCTCTGTTACCATCATCATCCTGGCTTATATGCCGATCCTGCTGATGACAAGGGTGGAAGGTAAACTCTTCTCCCCGATGGCACTGACACTGGCATTCGCAGTGATCGGCTCCATGCTGGCAGCACTGACACTGATACCGGTACTGATCTCATTTGCCTTTAAAAAAGCCTTCAGCAATACAGAAAAGCCGATGAAAGTACATAGGAATGTGGTACTGGACTTTCTGTCCAATCAATACTCCCGCGTACTGACACGTGTCATGAAATGGCCTAAAGCGACCGTTTTAGGCGGTTTTACAGTCGTGATACTGTTGGTTATGCTAGGTGGTAGTCTGGGCTCTGAATTCCTGCCGGAACTGGATGAAGGCTCTATCTTCCTGCGTGGCAACTTCCCGGCGGGTATCACTATACAGGAAAATGCGAAGTATTCTCCGAAGATCAGGGAAGTGATCGCGAAGTATCCACAGATCTCTTTTGTGATCACACAGGCAGGACGTAATGACGATGGTACAGATCCATTCCCTTCCAACCGTAATGAAATACTGGTAGGACTGAAAGACTATCAACTCTGGAGTGATACCATTTCCAAAAAGACACTGGTGACCAACATCCGGCATGACCTGGAAAAAGCAATGCCTTCTGTGAAGTTCTCGTCCGGTCAACCTATCATAGATCAGGTAATGGAGATTGTAACCGGTAGTGCGGCTGATCTGGCAATTTCCATTGTAGGCGATGATCTTACCATGATGCGGGCAAAAGCGGACACCATTGCCAACCTCGTTAAAAACATGAAGGGTTCGGAATCAGTGAATATCGAACAGGAAGGACCCTCAGAACAGATTGCCATTAACATCAACAGGGAAAACGCTGCCCGTTTTGGGATCAATGTCGCAGATATACAGAGTATGATCGAAGCAGCCATCGGCGGTAAAGCTATTTCTACGCTTTACGATGGTACCAAACGTTATGATGTGGTGATCCGTTACCTGCCGGGAGAACGTAATACGATAGAATCAGTCAAGACCTTACAGGTACCTTCTGCAACGGGAGCACTGATCCCGATGAATGAGCTGGCGGATATTTCCTATGTACAGGGGCAGACCAACATCTACCGGTACAACAACAAACGGATGGTCACTGTACGTACCAACATCCGTGGTCGTGACCAGGGCGGTTTTGTGAAAGAGATCGGGGATAAGATCAATAGACAATTATTTATCCCTAAAGGTTATTCCATCGTTTATGGCGGACAATACGAGAACCTGGAACGTGCGGGTAAACAACTGTCGCT contains the following coding sequences:
- a CDS encoding efflux RND transporter permease subunit, with the translated sequence MIRNLLIFSLKNRWVIILMGLGLMGIGYWCFTQLKIEAYPDIADTNVIIVAQYPGRAAEEVEQQVTIPIERALQNTPNVLDRRSRTIFGLSVVQLTFTDGTDDYFARQQVNERLATAELPDGVAPELAPLTTAVGEILRYVVEAPPEYTPTEIRDLQDWVIKPNLLQVPGIADITTFGGPLKQFHILTAPDKLRKFDLTMQDMIDAVQKNNQNTGGNIINRGEQGFAVRGLGAVKTEQDIQNIVLKAANGMPVYLRDVATVEVAPPPPSGVMGYTINATKTNVSNGVEGIILLRRYENPSEVLKALKEKMQDLEQNELPKGVHLRTLYDRSFLIDHSLETVGHTLLEGVSIVVIILIFFLGSLRSALVVALTIPFSLLFAFILMRLTGIPANLLSLGAIDFGIIVDGACVMAEHLIRTYRTATPEEKKKGIIALTLRSSQEVGREIFFSVTIIILAYMPILLMTRVEGKLFSPMALTLAFAVIGSMLAALTLIPVLISFAFKKAFSNTEKPMKVHRNVVLDFLSNQYSRVLTRVMKWPKATVLGGFTVVILLVMLGGSLGSEFLPELDEGSIFLRGNFPAGITIQENAKYSPKIREVIAKYPQISFVITQAGRNDDGTDPFPSNRNEILVGLKDYQLWSDTISKKTLVTNIRHDLEKAMPSVKFSSGQPIIDQVMEIVTGSAADLAISIVGDDLTMMRAKADTIANLVKNMKGSESVNIEQEGPSEQIAININRENAARFGINVADIQSMIEAAIGGKAISTLYDGTKRYDVVIRYLPGERNTIESVKTLQVPSATGALIPMNELADISYVQGQTNIYRYNNKRMVTVRTNIRGRDQGGFVKEIGDKINRQLFIPKGYSIVYGGQYENLERAGKQLSLTIPMTIIMVFLVLFILFRNMPQTFVTVSCLFFALAGGIVALFIRGYHFNVSAGVGFVSIFGISVMAGVLLVSAFNRLRIKPEQTLQQSVLLGAREQLSALLSILIVAIAGLIPAATSSGIGSDVQRPLATVIIGGLTSTLLFAPLLIPPLYWWVERNRAVKQVVKEDIDDLTE
- a CDS encoding DUF190 domain-containing protein gives rise to the protein MLQAQIFIDKDEVFGTQPLYEFIIQFLLKQNVAGATAFRGVIGFGEHHQLKRPDSLFSFDEPPMLITFIDEDEKVTDTLTALRKRVSSGFIVISKVDRFNM